The Microbacter sp. GSS18 genome has a segment encoding these proteins:
- a CDS encoding DUF1622 domain-containing protein: protein MDIEDAFTAVAVGFEAIGAFAMVVGFVVAVVLGLRALGRGEGGQAAFQVLRTTLGAGILLGLEVLVAADLIRTITSKPSIEEALILGIIVLIRTILSMSIQIEIDGVVPWKRALLTSGGQLIGEAVARDRRAARGQGESAPRG, encoded by the coding sequence GTGGACATCGAGGACGCCTTCACCGCGGTGGCCGTCGGGTTCGAAGCCATCGGGGCGTTCGCGATGGTCGTCGGCTTCGTCGTCGCCGTCGTCCTGGGGTTGCGGGCGCTCGGCCGCGGCGAGGGCGGGCAGGCCGCCTTCCAGGTGCTGCGCACGACCCTCGGGGCGGGCATCCTGCTGGGACTCGAAGTGCTCGTCGCCGCCGACCTGATCCGCACGATCACGTCCAAGCCGTCGATCGAGGAAGCGCTCATCCTCGGGATCATCGTGCTGATCCGGACCATCCTGTCGATGTCCATCCAGATCGAGATCGACGGTGTGGTGCCGTGGAAGCGCGCGCTGCTGACCAGCGGCGGACAGCTGATCGGCGAAGCCGTCGCGCGCGATCGGCGCGCGGCGCGCGGCCAGGGGGAGTCTGCTCCGCGCGGTTGA
- a CDS encoding GNAT family N-acetyltransferase, whose translation MTEFTLVHEPDASRYALMHGDARVSVLDYRDDGRSLALTRAYTVPTFRGHGYAGELVERVVAELEERGDRTVIPVCWYVADWFAANPAHEHLLHHRRSA comes from the coding sequence ATGACCGAGTTCACGCTGGTGCACGAGCCCGACGCATCCCGCTATGCGCTGATGCACGGCGACGCGCGCGTGAGCGTCCTGGACTATCGCGACGACGGGCGCTCGCTCGCCCTGACCCGCGCCTACACGGTGCCGACCTTCCGCGGCCACGGGTACGCCGGCGAGCTGGTGGAGCGTGTCGTCGCCGAGCTCGAGGAGCGCGGCGACCGCACCGTGATCCCGGTGTGCTGGTACGTCGCGGACTGGTTCGCGGCGAACCCCGCGCACGAGCACCTGCTTCACCACCGCCGGAGCGCATAG
- a CDS encoding exonuclease SbcCD subunit D → MRMLHTSDWHIGRSFHGHSTLDALSGVLDELVARVRDEDVDVVIVAGDVFDSAAPSAACYPVLTSALRGMADAGARVIVTSGNHDSAARLGFQAELLREGIHIVTDPRTVGTPITIDDADGPVHVYALPYLEPALVRHVWPDVPLRTQHQVIEHAMGLVRADMAERGGRSVVVSHCFAAGVEATPGVEREIRQGTLDVVPLSAFDGPDYVALGHIHGRQKLSDRVRYAGAPLYYSFGEADKPRGAWIVDLDAQGLAGVAWLDLPVPRALTTIRGTLDELLNDPRHAAAEDEWVCAQYTDPTPQPDPMRRLLTRFSHCATVMHQPEGAREDDGLSYARRVRAARSDAELIDSFLVHVRDGEGATAREAEIIGDVIGERVVAEATA, encoded by the coding sequence ATGCGGATGCTGCACACCTCGGACTGGCACATCGGGCGGTCGTTCCACGGCCACTCCACCCTCGATGCGCTCAGCGGCGTGCTCGACGAGCTCGTCGCCCGCGTGCGCGACGAGGACGTGGACGTCGTCATCGTCGCGGGTGACGTGTTCGACTCCGCCGCGCCCTCGGCCGCCTGCTACCCGGTCCTCACGAGCGCGCTGCGCGGAATGGCTGATGCCGGTGCCCGCGTGATCGTCACGAGCGGCAACCACGACTCCGCCGCCCGGCTCGGGTTCCAGGCCGAGCTGCTGCGCGAGGGGATCCACATCGTCACCGACCCCCGCACCGTCGGCACCCCGATCACGATCGACGACGCCGACGGTCCGGTCCACGTCTACGCCCTGCCGTATCTGGAGCCGGCGCTCGTGCGCCACGTGTGGCCCGACGTGCCGCTGCGCACGCAGCACCAGGTGATCGAGCACGCGATGGGCCTGGTGCGCGCCGACATGGCCGAGCGCGGCGGACGATCGGTGGTCGTGTCGCACTGCTTCGCCGCGGGGGTGGAGGCGACGCCGGGCGTCGAGCGCGAGATCCGCCAGGGCACCCTCGACGTCGTTCCGCTGTCGGCGTTCGACGGTCCCGACTACGTCGCCCTCGGGCACATCCACGGTCGGCAGAAGCTGTCCGACCGCGTGCGGTACGCGGGCGCCCCGCTCTACTACAGCTTCGGCGAGGCCGACAAGCCGCGCGGCGCCTGGATCGTCGATCTCGACGCGCAGGGGCTCGCGGGCGTCGCGTGGCTCGACCTGCCGGTGCCGCGCGCGCTCACGACGATCCGCGGGACGCTCGACGAGCTGCTGAACGACCCTCGTCACGCCGCCGCCGAGGACGAGTGGGTGTGCGCGCAGTACACCGATCCGACACCGCAGCCCGATCCGATGCGCCGCCTGCTGACACGCTTCTCCCATTGCGCGACGGTGATGCATCAGCCGGAGGGCGCGCGCGAGGACGACGGGCTCAGCTACGCCAGGCGCGTGCGGGCCGCGCGTTCGGACGCCGAACTCATCGACTCCTTCCTCGTGCACGTGCGCGACGGCGAAGGGGCGACGGCGCGCGAGGCCGAGATCATCGGCGACGTGATCGGCGAGCGGGTCGTGGCGGAGGCGACGGCATGA